Genomic DNA from Perognathus longimembris pacificus isolate PPM17 chromosome 6, ASM2315922v1, whole genome shotgun sequence:
tgtttttacgGGGGGGGCTAGGGGGGAATAAATAATTGGCACAACTATCTTTAAGAGGTGTTTCATCCGGGCTACGTTCTCATTTCTAGGAAGGAAATGAACCTGACCTTCACGCTCCATGGCTTTCGCATGTCAACCACCCTCATCACATTCTGTCCCGacgtttgctgtgtgtgtgtgcgcgtgtgtgtgtgtgtgtgtgcatgtgtttgtgtgaagCAGGCTACTCTATTCATGTTGGGCCCTTGGGCCATGTTTGCCACCAAGAATTATTTTTATCCTGCCCTAACCTGCCAGGAAGTgttcttttggtttggtttggttttcctaGTATCTGTCCTAAGAGCCCACGTTTCCCGCGACGTGGCTCGTGGTCAGTGGTGTTCCCGGCTTCCTTGGTGCCGCTCTCACGCACTGTGAAGCCTCTTGCTGGGATGTGGCTGACGCATCCACTGGACTAACGGTTATCTAGAGGCCGGCCCTGAGCTATAGGATTCTCTGACCCATAAGCGAAAGCAAATCCAAGGGAAAGCGGGCGTGGACAGCCAACACAACTGGTTTCGGATGCGCTTTAGTTTCAGTGTGTGCATTCCAAGCGTTTCCACACTGCAGACGGCTTCCCGAGGctctgctctgcctcctcctgcccctctgaGCAAGGTTGTTGTTGGGACTTGAAGGCAATAAATCTGTCCTGGCCCAGGCTGAGTCAGACTAAGCCATCCCACTGTCAGAGCAGGATCCAGCCTCTGCCAGAAGACCCTGATCCTCTTAACTCCCCCTCAGTGCTAGTGCGGCTGCGTGACCTCCGGGGCAGGTGTGCAGGCCTCCCGCTCCCTCATTAGACCCCAGCTCCAGGTAAGTGTGGCTCTCATGCTGGCACATGAACAGCTAGACCTTATAATGAAAGAATCTAAGCAGAGGTGAGGGGGAGGTGAGCGTCCTCTCCAGTCCGTGCTATCAGCACGCACGTAGCATGCCGCTGGGACAACCAGCGGTGGCCCCGCACAGCCAGAGCTTTCTGAATCTCAGGAAAGCCTTCAACAGTAGGAAAGCATGACGCTTCATTTCCATCATGTCTTTCGCGGTGTCGTGGAGGTGCCCTTCATCTGCCCTCTCCTGGGTTGTCTCTAAGAAGTTGTGAGGGAGCTGCACACTGGCTTCGGAGCGGAGTGGCCACAGACGCACTCCCCAGCCACATCCCGGCTGTCACTGCTTCCTTCCACGAGCCACCCTGGCTCTGTCATCTCTGGGGAGCAAATGTATCCCTCCTGTTTGCAGACCGTTTGCCCGGCTGTTCCAGCTTTACACATTAGAAATAAACGGAATTGCCacagcaaaaaaaataagataaaaaaatatatatgcacaattgAATCTTAATTTTCCATGCAGTATAGCATTCGTTTCTGACTTGAAATAACCAAAGAACTCCTCCTTTGTGAGACAGTTCAAATACCTGCACTCATGTTTCTTTACTATCAACTCAAAGCGTTGACTTCGTAGTCAAACtttgcacttttatttttttctgaaaggacTCGGCCTGCATGTCCATGTTGTGTTTAACActgcccctaccccaccccacagaAGTTTTCTTTCTAAAGGTTAATGTCTTCAACACGGTTACTGTTTACTATCCAATGGTTTTCATGAGTGAATTTAGACCTCTCTGAGAAAGCTTGTatataaaaaaaagttaacatatattttatggaaaagcccatcttattttcaaatatatttaactGCTGTTATATTTTATTAGAGGAAGGTTGTAAATATTTTCTAGGAGTTCTATtgtaaagaaaaaagtatttttgaaaaaaatgtaattaataaaaaaaaagcaaacatttttaaatagtgGTTGTGATTTGCTTCCTGTTCTGGCTTTGTTATGTTCTATTAGCCAGTGATTTGCATGCCTTCCGTATCAGGATGTAATTTATTCAGGTTTGCACTATTATAAGTTGACATCACAATATCTAATTGTGCTTAACTGTATTTTAACGGAATGGAGGTTCCTTGGTCCATATCAAAGCACTATGTATAAcatattcttaatttttcttttgtaaggtgtgtatttttaataaggattttatgtaacattttggcaaaaaaaaaaagaggacagtaTTTTCTAGTGaattttataataacattttgcTAAAAATGTTTCTTCCTAGGTCAGTTTTTGTTAAGATGAACCAAAAGTCTTAttttacggggggggggggggggttaaaaaaaaaagttggaagcctGGAAGCAAAGTTCTATTTAAACATCCTATGTAACAAATAAAGATGTTTTATAGGTTTGTGGGGGCAttccttaaataaaaaaaaaaaaaaaaaacaccaaaactggGGCATTCTAGGTTGTTTCCTGTCCTGAATGTTAGGAAGGTTGTTTGAAGTGACCACAGTGTTTTGTCAGGAGGAGAACCAGGTGAATATTAGATTCCACTCATTAGCCTCTCCCAAGTCATTACAGTTCCTACACATGGGCGGGCATTCATGTAACCAAATGTGCACTGTCATATTTATTTGTGAAAAACCTGATTCAATATTGCATCAGCTGCtctgaaaataaaatatccttTTGAGTTTTATTTGGCTTAGATATTCCTTATTTCTAGCCACCGGAATGACTTCAATGCTGGATGGATGCTCATTTTTGCCTGAGGGTGGATTTTGTAGGCCAGGGGAATAAAGGCCAGCTGATAATCTTTCTCAGTGAAGGGTCCTCATGGTAAGAAGCTAGGAcagagggttttttgttgctgttcttgtttgcttttgtttgtaacagttctgggatttgaacttagtcttgcacttgccaggcaagggctctaccacttgagccacacttccaattctcattatttttattttttgccagtcctggggcttgaactcagggtctgagcactgtccctggcttctttttgctcaaggctagaactcttatctcttgagccacttctggctttttctgtttatatggtgctgagtttTCGAAGCCAggcttttgtgcatgctaggcaagcaccctaccgctaagccacattaatTTCTTAATAAGGTCTCACACTTATGCCCGTGCTTCTCATGTAACTGGGATGACACCTATGCACCACCGCAccagcttttcattggttgagaggTGAGGTCTTGCTCACCTTAGACTTTGAGCATTCTCATGCAGTGGATGAGCCTCCTGAAGCAGTAGTGCCCCAATGTATCGTTGCGGCTCTGTATTACCAAGGAGCCTTATCATAAATCCTCTGCAATATCCCcatcctccctgatatacttgCATCTCAAGTCTTAGGTTTCCAAATTTTAATGTGCATTGTCCTTTTAGCAGCCAGTAGCAAACTCGAGAAGAAATCTaaaattctggatttttttgttttgttttgtcagtcatgggccttgaactcaagggctggcaGCTGActcaactcttcagctcaaggctagtgccttaaccacttgagtaacagctccacttccagttttctggtggttaattggagataagggcctttctttcctgggctggctttgcactataatcctcagatctcagcttcctgagcagctattTTTGGTGAAAGCTTTCATCTTTGAGGtgctttgggggtttgttttttgtttttttgccagtcctggggcttgtactcaggggctgagcactgtccttagcttctttttgctcaaggttagcactctgccacttgagccacagtaccacttctggccattttctatatatgtggtgctggggaatcgaacccagggcttcatgtatatgaggcaagcactcttgccactaggccatattcccagccctggtttttgtttcgttttgtttatTAACTTTTAAGTTTAGTCATTATTTTAGACAATCCTCTATCAAGTAAGATAGCTATTCTGGAAACTATATTTGTGCAGTGTTGTAAATTTAAAGTCTGCTTCTAGTTGCATAATGTGAAGACTTTTTCCTATTACGGATTCATTCTCAGTCACTCCTTGTGAACCACCTTGTACTAGGCACTAATCAACACTCTCCATGGGGCAGAGGGCAAAGATGCCTCTACATGATTCCCTCCCTCTGAGGAAATCAATATCTAGAAAGAACAAATGGAGGGCGAGAGTATGGAAGCTGATCCAGTtcccccactgtgtgtgtgtgtgtgtctgagaaaagagacagagacctcAAGTTTTAGGATTACCTAAAGTCAATTCTGAATCCCACGGACCCTCGGTCTATGAATGTATTctaggaaggttaaaaaaaaaaaggtttccatTGTATTAAATTGCGAAAGCACTTCAGGGAAATAAAACTTGGCACGAAGGGAGAGCAGGTTTGCCTCGACAGGTGCAGTTATAAGCCACTGAACTTGGGATTCAGTTATGATGGCCATTCACACCCAGGCAACAGGACCTCTGGCTCGTAAAGGCGGCTGTGGTAAATCCTCCTCGCCTGCTCGAGTACATGCCCGAGGAAGGTCAGAAGGGCACAGACACACGAGGGAGCCGGGGCACGACGACTCCAACCCGagtggaaaagaaagggaagggaaggagaacacggCCTGTCTCCGTGAGGTCAAGGTGGGTGAGGggcatttccctccccccccaccgccgccccCACAAGCCCGCCTCGCTATGTCCGTCTCCAGCAAATGAGAGCCACAATATGCCGGAGAAGACACCGACGGGGCCCAGGCGGCTTGGTTCCCGCCGGGCCGGGCCGTTCACTCCGCAGGAGGAGGACTCACGTCTCTATGGCCGTTCCCGTGCCGGAACCCGAGGCGACGCTCTCTCCGCCAACTCCGCCTTCCGGTGACGTCGCCGCGCCCCCGGAAGCGGttgcgggagggcggggcggcaAGATGGCGGCGCGCGCAGCCCTGGGGGCTGCGTCCCGGCACCTGTGGCAGGTGAGGGGCCGCTTGGGGGAGGCGAAGGGCAAGCTCGGTGCTGCGTCTCGTCGGCACCCGGCATTGACTACTCACCTGGGGCCGGCtgggggatggaggaagggggCCGGCcctcacgggggcggggggggggcgctaaACATAAAGGCAGGCAGGACAAAGCGCTAGGGCCGGGAGAATGGGTGGCGTGTTGGGACTGGAATGTTCCAGATCCCCTCTCCCAAAGACCAGCAGCTCGGGGCTGAGCCCGCACGAGACGGAACTAGGTGGAGATTTCCTCCCGACCTTCGCGGCAGCCAAAGGCGCGAGGGGCGGaagtcctcctcctccaggaagcaaAGCTTTCCCCACATCCGGGACATCGCTGCGGACGGAGGACTGAGTGGCGGCGGaagtcctcctcctccaggaagcgtAGCGTTCCAGATTGGCTTCCCTTTGGAGGATGAggaattcaaaatattttagtgtgtgtgtgtctgagtctgAATTTCATCTATCTTGtgtttaatttttagaaaattaaaacaggatcttttttttttttttggccctggtggtaggattgaacccaagaccttggGCATACCAGGCagaagctctctaccactaagctacataccCAGTCCTAAAacagaatcttttaaaaaaaaatactcgtttaaaaataatactcgggcttgcctcacatatatgaagccctgggttcgattcctcagcaccacatacacagaaaagacagaagtggcgctgtggctcaagtggcagagtgctagcctggagcaaaaagaagccagggacagtgcccaagccctgagctcaagccccaggactggcaaaaaatatatatgtacgtgtgtgtgttagCGACCTTCAGGTCTTTCAATTAAGCTTGACTTGTGCTAATCCGTTTTAATCTTCATTGTATTGTTTTTACAGTTTTAAGAATATGCATGTTGCACAACTTATAGCCCTTTACAAATAGAAAACCACTAATCCACCAAATTATTCAATATAATGAATGAGTCTTCAGTATAAAGTTCAGTGTAAAGTCCATTAGATGCAATTGCTTTTGGGTATTCTCCAACATTATTTCATAGAGAAATGGTGAACCGGGTGTTTTTTGCTTGAATATATCAAATACAATAATGGACACATTTTGTAGTCAAGAGCAGTGGGTTTGCAGTGGCAAAGAGCAAATCCTAAAGCTGGGGAactggagttttctttctttaaagatgGAAGGTCTCCCAACTTGTCTGAGGTAACTGAACACCAAACCTGATTCTTTCACAGAAAGGATCATTTTTAAGGATTCTCTTGTGTGTACACTTGTTATGTTACACTTATAAATCTCAAAAAGCTTAAAGGAAAAGTAGGTAAATGCCAAAACTACCTATCTGTAGTGCCATTTGCAATTCCTTTAAAAAGTCCAGTCCCACCAGGGGGCGCACACAAGAAAGGATTTGGCTGTGCTAGAGTGTAGTATGTGGCATAGTAGTAAGATGGATATACATTCCATCACGTACTGTTCTTTATTTAAGCTAATTATCCCAGCCAAAAAGGTACTTACTCCATTAATAGTTTAAATTATGCAGCCACATgatatttttattacttaaaaGTGTTCGGGCAAAGTAAGTATTAAAGTACAATTCTcctgaaaaaaaatgggaaaataaaaggCACACATGATTTTTCTAAATAACTGCATGTTtaattaatagatttttttaatgtaaggatTGAGAATCTGGTATTTGACAGTGCTTTTTCATTCTCAACTTATTCTTAAATTTAGTTAACTTACCGTGTTCATCTGaaataatgaatttttatttttacttgaagCATCGtttatccttattttttttctttcagtggaaACTATGAGTGGTTTAGTAATCAATTTTTGTTCTAATacatgtcctctgctttttttAAGGGCTTAGGAGGGAGTTTTTctgcaaacagttttacaagcagTACAACCAGAAACTGTGGCTTTCCTCTGTAAGTATACAGCTGTCTGTGTTCACTGAAGTAGAAAGTGGGTTTTTGCTGCGTTACttagtagtttttcttttttccctctctgttcCCGTCCACATATAATGGCAGTAGCAATGTGAAGTGGGTGCAGTATTCAAACCTACACATTGATGTTCCAAAGGAGTTGACCAAGCCTGCGGTATGTATTCCCTGTCTCTTAGGGAGATACATTAGCCACGACTTCTAAATATTTCCTTTGGGCTTGTTTCCCAAACGCTTTTTTGAAATGTTGTTCAGAAATACCAGCAGATGCACAGTGTGCATCTTCCATATGTCCTGGGCGCTTCAGGTACTCAAAGTAAGTTTTAAGAGAATAAATATTTTGCCACAAACAACTGTGGGAATGAGCGGTCTCTTGCTTTTAGCTTAGCATAATGGCAGCTTTGTGATCATTAATTAATGATGCAGAATTCTTGGCGTTACATTGTAGAAAAAATACCTTATAGCTTTCAAGTATATTCACGTATTAAGTCTGGGCTCGACAGTGCTTTGTTGCTCACAGAGAGAAGGAATATTAGCACAAATTATGGGACTCTAGACCTCGATGTGGGACCTTACAGCAGCACGGATCCTATTAGCCCAGTCCTggcttgtaattttaaaaatccttacAAATTCCAAATTCTTCATTCCGTCTGCAGAAGAAACCCTCTTTTACAGCCTTGTATGAGTCCTGGACATTCATCTATATGTAATCATTTTACTCTCGTGCAAGGATACCAGAATGGTGTGTTATATACATGtgcctctgtgtctctttcttttccatgataGTACTTACGACTGCTGGTCTCCAACTCAGATACCAGTTAGGGCAAGCTTGTAAGAAGagtgggcagggggctggggatatagcctagtggcaagagtgcctgcctcggatacacgaggccctaggttcaattccccagcaccacatatacagaaaacggccagaagcggcgctgtggctcaagtggcagagtgctagccttgagcgggaagaagccagggacagtgctcaggccctgagtccaaggcccaggactggccaaaaaaaaaaaagaagaagagtggGCAGGATGGTTACCGTGCCACACTGCCCTTTAGCTACTTGTCACCCTTAGGAGAAATCAGACCTAGGGGTGCTAGAGTACTTCAGTCCTTCAAGTTAAACTGATACGAAGATTTTTATGGGAAACCTCCAGATTCTTAATATTTAGAACAAATTCACAGTGTCTTTAAAACTCAGTGAGGAGCCCGGGAGTCTAGAGCACTTCCTGGCAGGCACAAAGTCCAGCACACACACGAAACAAAACACCCTAAACTACAGGAATTGACTAGAACACATCGTCTTTGAACTCCTGTTCACTATCCCCCAAATTTTAACATAGGATCTCAGTATATTCTGTCTTTCCAGCACCCCTGTTTGGAGTAATTGAGAGTAAATGACTGACTTCCTGGTTACTAAGTAGATCTCTTCACGGACAAAGTAGTTTAGCCCTGAATCATTGGATTAGTAATATAATTTACTGGGCTTAATTGGTGAATGGAATGAAGATAATTCACCTCTTGGAAGAAAGTCAGATATGTCAACCCCATTATTTCTAAGGTCTTTAGGTGTTAGGGTGGAAGAGGTAGAAGTTATAGGTACAATCAGGAGTCATAACATTTTAATTAGATGTAATTTATATGCTAAGACAGGTAGAAGACATGAATAAAGCCTcataaaaaaagatgaatgaaagAACTCAACTTTGTGTGAGAATGATGATGTTTACCAGTTTATAAGCACTTTAATTCATCCCTCCCGACTTGTTTCTGTACAGAAAGCTATGAGCTGTAGCATAGGGTTACTCTTTCGTGTATGTGGGAACGAGAGGGCGATGGAATGATAAAGACTCACCCATCGtccttaattctcagtggaggtCTTCTGACCACAGTGCTTGTGTTAATAGACCTTTCTCACTATGAAGCTGGAGTCCATAATTATTCAGCTGGAGCACTCTACTAGTGATTTTGTAGATTGCCCTGATGTGTGCATGGCTGTGTGGgttaaaaagaagacattttgcAGCATTTCTACTGAAGTCTTAAGTTGTCTAGGCAACAACAATGTGTTAAAATAGTTACTTATAACTATTAGAGGAATCATTGCCAAaatttctctttgatttttagATCACTGTTTCTGATGAACCAGACACCTTATATAAACGCCTGTCAATTTTAGTAAAAGGCCATGATAAGGCTGTATTGGACAGTTATGAATATTTCGCTGTGCTTGCTGCTAAAGAACTTGGTATTTCTATTAAAGTGTAAGTGTAACCTTTTCTAATTGCTGTATTATGACGAAGTGGGAAACGGGTAGCTTTCTGGGAAGATCAGAGCTCACAGAATGAGATCAGTTGTGATGGGTTGATGTGGAGTTCACCATGTTTTCCTAAGATGTCTCATCCCTTCCACTGGATTAGAATCTTTAAATATTAGTGATAAACAAGGAAAATGCAAGAGATCCTTTCTAGAAATTGGATTCGCACCACAAGACCCAAGCAGCCTCTGTATCTGGGGTCTCTACGCCTCAGGGAAGTAGGCAGGtgaacacacacacttattttggtcagtcgtggggcttgagctctgggcctgggcactgtccctgagctcttcagctcaaagctggtgctctaccactttgagccacagtgccacttccagaatGCACACTCTTTTTTTGACCCTTGCCATTTGATGAGCTTTGGCCCGTGCAGCACTGTTGAGTCTGCGCAGATCTGAGGCGAGCTCCGCCAGGCTTTGCAGTCCTCCAGGGAAAAGCCCCGCCGCTCCTCCGTTGTCACCTGCTCCTGCCCGAGCGGGCCTACTGGGGCTGTGTCTGGCTTCCTAACAAAACCACAAGGCTACACCCTTTGCCAAGACAGACTATAGTTTTGTAATGATCGttgtatccaaattttcttcCAACAACACACACGGCAGACATCACAGGCGTCTCATCACATGCGGCCACTCCTCACAGGCGGCACGTTTGGTTAGTGAGGGTGGAAAAACGCCGAGCCCATGCACAATTGCATGCCAGTGCTCAGTTTGGGCTCTGGGGAGGGTTCATATTGGCTGACGGCAGTGTTTGTTTTGGCCTGCGTTTTGTGACAGCAGTGGTTACAAATGACAGTCCCGACGAGCGGGAGTCAGCAAATGGCACTTAATGCCTGTAATTGAATGTGAGTCTAACCTAGAAGATTGTGGGATCGCGCTTTGCTATCACTGACTCAGATTTTTAGCATCATTTAACAttgatttcagacatgagcctcCAAGGAAAATAGAGCGATTTACTGTTCTCAAGTCAGTGCATATTTTCAAGAAGCACAGAGTTCAGTATGAGATGCGAACACTTTATAGATGTTTGGAGGTATGTTTATTTCCATTGTTCcagcttttaggttttttttgtcagttgtgggggctTGTGTCACTGCCCAACTTGTTCAGACCTTTTTTGCGGGAGCAGGGgaatcagtcatgaggcttgaactctgggcctgggcgtggtccctgagctcttaagttcaaggctaatgctctaccaccttgagccacagcaccacttcaagttttctggtagttaactggagataagtctcacacctttgctgcccgggctgactttgaaccacaatcctccgatctcagcattctgtgagccaccagcgccctgcttgTTCAGGCATTCTTGAAATAAAAACCTAatatggattttttatttttgagctagAGGATCGCTATATCgcctaggctgtccttgaacaatttttctgcctcagcctcccaagttctgagattacaggcattgtGCCACCACACAGCTCAGACAtagtcttaaaagaaaaagaaacattcagaATTTTATCTCCCCATATCTGACAACCATCTTACCAGGGAACATATAAACAATCATTAATTTTGTCTAGTAATCAAATCTTGTTGTTTCCTTTCGTGTGAGCTGTTCTGTGAAAACTTTACCAGTGTGCTTTGGTGTCCAGCTAGCCAGCTGTGTTTGTGGCACGCTGGCTCTGATGTAGGCACATCTGGGAGGGAGCGGCTTCTGCATGGTTTCTCCTCCAGGTCAGCTGGAGAACCAAGGCTTTTTGTAGTTGAGATTCTGGGTAAGGTTTCTTAGAACAGGCTCTGCCACTTTTtaccaaaaattttaaatctatttttttttaaaagatttctgctaggcaccaatggctcacgcctgtaaccctagctactcgggaagctgagatctgaggatcaaggttctaaaccagcccgggcagaaaagtccataagactctttcctccaataaatcacagaaaaggctggaagtgctgcctatggctcaagtggtagagcactggccttgagcaaaaggagttcaagtacagcaccctggcccagaggttcaagccccagaactggccaaaggaggggagggcagcaAGATTTCTGCTTTATCGGCGTGGTATGACTATTTTCTTGTTGGTCTTTTAGTTAGAACGTCTCACTGGATGCACAGCCGATGTCTACCTGGAATACATTCAGCGAAACTTACCTGAAGGGGTGGCCATGGAAGTAACAAAGGTATGCTTGAGCGCCCCTCTTTGGAGGCTGTCCCGACTGTCTGGGTTTTGCTGCCTGCTCCTGGCCTCTACCACCccttgcggggggcgggggggggggctcccctcccctccctgtgcCACAGAGTCCTGATCCTGCAGCCTGAATCCTTGCTGACccccttagtgtgtgtgtgtgtgtgtgtgtgtgtgtgtgtgtgtgtgtgtgtgtgtgtgcatgtacacataccATCAAGATTCTTCTCCCCATTTCAAAACCgtaaaagagccaggcactggtggctcacgcctgtaatcctagctctcagaaggctgatgtctgaggatcaaggtctgaaattggccagggcaggaaagttcatgagattcttacctccaataaattaccccaaaagccagaagtggtagagcactagccttgaacaagagaaCCTCgggaacagtacccaagccctgagtttaagccctagcgacaacatgcaaaaaaataaataaccaaatggCAAGTGTGAATGGGAGGAAATAGACCA
This window encodes:
- the Mrps10 gene encoding 28S ribosomal protein S10, mitochondrial isoform X1, whose translation is MAARAALGAASRHLWQGLGGSFSANSFTSSTTRNCGFPLSSNVKWVQYSNLHIDVPKELTKPAITVSDEPDTLYKRLSILVKGHDKAVLDSYEYFAVLAAKELGISIKVHEPPRKIERFTVLKSVHIFKKHRVQYEMRTLYRCLELERLTGCTADVYLEYIQRNLPEGVAMEVTKTRLEQLPEHIKKPIWETVPEETEESKP
- the Mrps10 gene encoding 28S ribosomal protein S10, mitochondrial isoform X2 encodes the protein MAARAALGAASRHLWQGLGGSFSANSFTSSTTRNCGFPLSNVKWVQYSNLHIDVPKELTKPAITVSDEPDTLYKRLSILVKGHDKAVLDSYEYFAVLAAKELGISIKVHEPPRKIERFTVLKSVHIFKKHRVQYEMRTLYRCLELERLTGCTADVYLEYIQRNLPEGVAMEVTKTRLEQLPEHIKKPIWETVPEETEESKP
- the Mrps10 gene encoding 28S ribosomal protein S10, mitochondrial isoform X3, which encodes MAARAALGAASRHLWQGLGGSFSANSFTSSTTRNCGFPLNVKWVQYSNLHIDVPKELTKPAITVSDEPDTLYKRLSILVKGHDKAVLDSYEYFAVLAAKELGISIKVHEPPRKIERFTVLKSVHIFKKHRVQYEMRTLYRCLELERLTGCTADVYLEYIQRNLPEGVAMEVTKTRLEQLPEHIKKPIWETVPEETEESKP